GAAGCAgacaagaggaagggagaaacagGTTAGCTCTTGGCAAATCAGCATCCTTGGCCTTCTCCCACCTACTTGTCTGAGTAGTCTAGGTCCCCACCCTTAACTACCTTCACCATCTTCTCCACTCCCAGCCCAACCTTAGACTTCCCCAGCTTTTTCCAAGCAGGCCTGGAAGATGAGAACCTCCCGCCTGCGAAGCACTCCAGGCAGCCTCACCTGGCCTAGTCTCCGCTGGGGCCGCCGCCCGCGCCTCCCCGGGCGCCCCCAGCTCCGCCTGGTCCCCCGGGGCCCGGTCCCTTCCGGCCACACTCTCCGCTCTTTATCTTCTTCCTCGCCATGTGGCCCCGGAAACTCGCCTGGATTTTGGCTGCAGCGGCGTTGGCTCCGGGATCATCCAGCGGGATGTCAAGAATATCGTCGTCTGGCTTGGAGCAGGCGCTCTCCTGAGGATGGGgcatattgttgtttttgtttttgttttaatgggGTTGATAAAGCCCAGACACGGAGGGGATGGGGATGATAAAGACAGACTCCCAGGGAATGTGGTAAGAGTAGTGCCCTGTAAGATTGGGAGGACTTCAAGGATGGCAGAAGGAGTAGAGAGGGAAGCCTATGAGTATTAGCGCATCTCTTAGGCAGCCAAGAAGGTTCTGGCCCAGGCGGACACAGAAAGAAGTACATGGGAGGATGGAGAAAAGAGAGCCAGCTAGCCCCATTTGAAAGTAGCCTTTAGTTTTAGGGGGCTGCCGAGTTGAGTCTGGAAGAGCAAAGGAAAAGCAGCAGGCACTCCTGAAAGTGACCACCCTTTGCTCTCAGAAGATGCCCAGACCTTCTTTGTACAGGATTCCTCAGGGAATGGACATATATATCTGCTACAGAGCAGTTTTCTCCGGAGCAGAACTGCACCAGAACTCAATTCAGGAGAAAATGAACCCACCACTCCTGGAATCAGCCAGAGGCCCAGACGTGGTCTTCCTATTGGACTTGCTAGTTCCTACTGTCTCCCAGATTGGACCCAAAGAACCCCAAAGAGGTAAAACGACAATAactgaaaaggaaacagaaggcaAGAAGTTCTTAGGTCAATGGCTACCATTTAAGCTTTTTCCCATCTTGGGTGCAAGAGCTgtgcttttcaaatattttaattctttctcaacaataaaggtgGGTCACTTTCACTCTTTCTTGAGTTTACCATGATAAAACTGATAAttaagaatgtaaaaaaaaaaaaaaaaaaaaaaaaagactggagagatggctcagctgttaagagctccgactgctcatccagaggtcctgagttcaattcctagcaaccacatggtggctcacaatggatgccaatgccctcttctggtgtatctgaagactgcaacagtgtactcacatacataaaataaataataaataaataaatcttaaaaaaacccaaaacctaccAGGGGTCCCAGACAGTTGTCAATAGCTGGTAGATTTGAACCTTGTTCTGTTAAGTTCTAGAGTTTATTTTAATGCATAAGAAAGGAAACACAACCAGCTGACCAGCTTAGGTGTATTCTTGGGAGTACTGTGTGGTCTTGGGAGGTTATTTGAGCTTTTCCAGTCTTACAACTTCCATTTGAAAAACAAATCACGATGATAATATTCACCTCTACGGGTTCTGAAGAAGAGCAAATTGAATGGTTTCATGAAGGTTTCTGGTATACAGTAGTTGATCAGCAAACAGTAGCTATGCTATGATTGCCTTGTAAAACAATAAGGTGATGTTAAATGATCAATTTTGTAAGCCGAAAGTGGTCTCATAACAACAGTCTTACACAGCTCATCCTAATAATGTGTTACATACCACGATATGTTTAGCCAATGACACATCACATACATGATGGCAGTCCCCAATTATATTAATGATGGATGCTGTAGCCATTTTAGTTTACATATATACCCTGTAATGTTTCAACCATTATGAAGTCGGCTAATGACAGACACATTTCTCAAAACATACTTCCATCATTAAGGAATGTGTGAGATCACCAAAGCCGCCTCTGTTGCCCAgggttccttcctttccccttctttcccttcctttcatttACTCTTACTGCTGCTATTTTTAagggctgggaatcaaatctgcaGCCTTGTGCATGATTAGCAAGtgtctaccattgagctacatccctagacAGAAGGCTACTTGATTAAGGCAAGCCTTAAACTCCTGTTCTTATTGCCTCTACCTACAGAATGCTGCAGGCATATTTTCATGTTCTGTTCCTCTTCTGTTCCTCTGTCACCCTGCTCTAGGTGAATGTAGACAGGATTGAGGCCAGGTAAAGtgatagatttctgagttttcagTCCTAAGGAATTTTGGATTCCGAGGAATGgagatcaggagtttgaggccaccctgggctacataagatctctctctctctctctctctctctctctctctctctctctctctctctctctctctctctctctggtttttctcgagacagggtttctctgtgtagccctggatgtcctggaactcaccctgtaggccaggctggcacggaactcagaaattcgcctgcctctgcctcccaagtgc
This portion of the Mus musculus strain C57BL/6J chromosome 9, GRCm38.p6 C57BL/6J genome encodes:
- the Nrgn gene encoding neurogranin translates to MDCCTESACSKPDDDILDIPLDDPGANAAAAKIQASFRGHMARKKIKSGECGRKGPGPGGPGGAGGARGGAGGGPSGD